One genomic window of Desmospora activa DSM 45169 includes the following:
- a CDS encoding GNAT family N-acetyltransferase, which yields MNRVMVRRLGLEDVEAHWKLRLENRKFVQPYEPVREDGFFSLRSQEQVIRQSMRDWRQDHAYGFGVFLRENDRLIGRVHLSNIVRGAWQNATLGYFLDHRYTGKGLMGEAVQEVLDFAFAEGGLHRVEASVMPDNQPSIRLLQKIGFHRVGLSPRHLKINGRWEDHEIFAMTAEEWEKLQPNKKNEALMQTDRR from the coding sequence ATGAACCGTGTGATGGTGCGACGATTGGGATTGGAAGATGTGGAAGCCCATTGGAAGCTGCGACTGGAAAACCGTAAATTTGTACAACCCTATGAGCCGGTAAGGGAGGACGGTTTTTTCAGCCTGCGCTCACAGGAACAGGTAATTCGGCAATCGATGCGCGATTGGCGACAGGACCACGCCTATGGATTTGGCGTCTTTCTACGGGAAAACGATCGTCTAATCGGACGCGTCCATTTATCCAACATTGTACGGGGCGCCTGGCAAAACGCTACGCTTGGATATTTCCTCGACCATCGCTACACCGGGAAAGGACTGATGGGAGAAGCGGTGCAGGAAGTATTGGACTTTGCCTTTGCCGAAGGCGGCCTTCATCGTGTTGAAGCAAGTGTCATGCCTGATAATCAACCTTCCATTCGCCTGTTGCAAAAAATCGGCTTTCATCGGGTGGGATTATCCCCTCGTCATTTAAAGATAAACGGCCGCTGGGAAGACCATGAAATTTTTGCGATGACTGCGGAGGAATGGGAGAAGCTTCAGCCGAACAAGAAGAATGAGGCGCTGATGCAAACGGATAGGCGCTAA